One Jeotgalibaca porci genomic region harbors:
- a CDS encoding RNA degradosome polyphosphate kinase yields the protein MDDLHLNLENPAYYFNRELSWLEFNKRVIQEADISENPLLEQINFLAIGSSNLDEFFMIRVAGLQDQLQFDPGSRDSKTQLNAEEQLEEIARKNRQNITLQYDLLDKRKEDLKKYEVHFTNLSELTDSELAEVTEYYDTLIFPALTPLGIDAYHPFPRLNNKVMHLFVSLTKDEEKHTAVIPISNFLERFYLLETEETVKVVLLEEIIQANIHRLFNGYDVLDSFTFRITRNADFDVQEEGAEDLLSVIEDYLKRRKNGVAVRLEVEETQPQNVTLLRDALGLLERDVYQISGPLDLTLLAKLADKLEERFPDLRYPSFTPIIPNELLSEPIYALADRQDIFLHHPYDSFRPVLDFIEEACRDENTLAIKQTLYRVSKDSPIVKALKTAAESGIQVTVLVELKARFDEENNVHWAKELEDSGAHVLYGVTELKTHSKITLVVKKEGTQLKRYVHLGTGNYNDKTARGYEDMGIITTQSEIGEDATEFFNYLSGFSKVPKYRQLYVSPYEIRLSFFEHIEKEMAFHQAFGNGHIIAKMNSLTDKKIIKKLYEASMMGVKIDLIIRGICCLKPGIIGISENIRVMSIIGRYLEHSRVYYFHQNGAKKLFLSSADMMTRNMINRVEIEFPILDEKIKNEILTILDVYLNDNQKAQELHKDGHYVPIINSEEPLHAQKKFVQWAREE from the coding sequence ATGGACGACTTACATCTAAACTTGGAAAATCCAGCTTATTACTTTAATCGGGAATTAAGTTGGTTAGAATTTAACAAACGCGTGATTCAAGAAGCGGATATTTCTGAAAATCCTCTGTTGGAACAAATTAATTTCTTAGCTATAGGCAGCTCTAACCTGGATGAGTTTTTTATGATTCGGGTCGCCGGACTCCAAGATCAACTCCAATTTGACCCTGGCTCAAGGGATTCAAAAACACAGCTGAATGCTGAGGAACAATTAGAAGAAATAGCGAGAAAGAACCGTCAAAATATTACCCTTCAATACGACTTATTGGATAAACGGAAAGAGGATTTGAAAAAGTACGAGGTTCATTTCACAAACCTGTCAGAACTGACGGATTCCGAGTTGGCGGAAGTTACAGAATATTACGACACGCTTATTTTCCCGGCTCTTACACCTTTGGGAATTGATGCATATCACCCTTTCCCGCGTTTAAACAATAAAGTTATGCATCTATTTGTTAGTCTGACGAAAGACGAAGAGAAACACACTGCAGTCATTCCTATTTCTAATTTTTTAGAACGTTTCTACCTTCTAGAAACAGAGGAAACAGTGAAAGTCGTCTTGCTTGAAGAAATTATCCAAGCGAATATCCACCGGTTATTTAACGGTTATGACGTTTTGGACAGCTTTACCTTCCGAATTACGCGAAACGCTGACTTTGATGTGCAAGAAGAAGGTGCCGAAGATTTGCTGTCGGTTATCGAGGACTATCTAAAACGGCGTAAAAATGGCGTGGCAGTCCGCCTGGAAGTCGAGGAAACTCAACCGCAAAATGTGACCTTATTACGGGATGCATTAGGGCTATTGGAACGCGATGTTTATCAAATTTCAGGCCCTCTGGATTTAACCTTGCTGGCAAAGTTAGCGGATAAGTTGGAAGAACGGTTCCCGGATTTACGATATCCCTCTTTCACGCCAATCATTCCAAACGAATTACTGAGTGAACCTATCTATGCCTTAGCGGATCGGCAAGATATTTTTCTCCATCATCCTTATGATTCCTTTCGACCGGTTCTGGATTTTATCGAAGAAGCATGTAGAGATGAAAATACATTGGCAATTAAGCAGACGCTTTACCGCGTTTCAAAAGACTCACCAATTGTAAAAGCATTGAAGACCGCTGCTGAGAGCGGCATCCAAGTGACTGTTTTAGTTGAATTGAAAGCCCGCTTTGATGAAGAAAATAATGTGCACTGGGCAAAAGAACTGGAAGATTCTGGTGCGCACGTCCTTTACGGCGTAACAGAATTAAAGACCCATAGTAAAATTACGTTGGTTGTAAAAAAAGAAGGCACACAACTAAAACGTTACGTGCATTTGGGAACCGGTAATTATAACGATAAAACTGCTCGCGGTTATGAGGATATGGGTATTATTACAACACAATCGGAAATTGGGGAAGACGCAACCGAGTTCTTTAATTACCTGAGCGGTTTTTCTAAAGTGCCGAAGTACCGCCAATTGTATGTTTCTCCCTATGAAATACGTTTATCTTTTTTTGAACATATTGAAAAAGAGATGGCGTTCCATCAAGCGTTTGGGAATGGGCATATTATTGCGAAGATGAATTCTTTGACTGATAAGAAAATCATTAAGAAACTTTATGAAGCCAGTATGATGGGTGTCAAAATCGATTTGATTATCCGGGGAATTTGTTGCCTGAAGCCAGGGATTATAGGCATCAGCGAGAACATTCGTGTTATGAGTATCATCGGGCGCTATCTGGAACACAGTCGCGTGTATTATTTTCACCAGAATGGTGCGAAGAAGCTCTTTCTTTCGTCCGCCGATATGATGACACGGAATATGATCAATCGCGTTGAGATTGAATTCCCTATTTTAGATGAAAAAATCAAAAATGAAATCTTAACTATTCTGGACGTTTATCTGAATGATAACCAGAAAGCCCAAGAATTGCATAAAGATGGTCATTACGTTCCCATCATCAATAGCGAAGAACCGCTTCATGCCCAGAAAAAATTTGTTCAATGGGCACGTGAAGAGTAA
- a CDS encoding Ppx/GppA family phosphatase has product MNTEKIALIDIGSNTIRLVIFEITTDYNLLELQNIKTPARLSQYLDENKTMSQAGIDALVQVLETFVAVTNQYDVTQILPMATAAIRQSTNKTDIIQQVLDRTGITLQIVPEEKEAYYGSYAVTLSTETKDGVTVDIGGGSTEITYFVNKEIVRYHSFPFGVVTLKQMFFEGKEHNSEKAIKKMSAYIQEAFKSLEWLQDLRVPVTAIGGSGRSIANVHQRQINYPLAGVHGYQMSRDGLTQTLKLFKSLSIPELQDLDGLSQDRTDIIIPANVVFRTLFDEVNAPAFIFSNKGLREGIIMDYLNNKSDDQAFSKMNTSTQSIYKLGLSYHTQDKVADQRGNLVSMLYEEFCKEGILEKDRYVARLLQYGSYLYYLGVYVESGAVSQHTFYIISNSELNGLSHKERVVVALLASFKNRSLFNQYSEPFTSWFDSTYLNQIRELGGIIKFANALNDSHLSVVRNIELKKNKNGYELLLYYKGSIIAEEYRAMRQRKHIQRLVKGDLNIAFVDMVTGKKKVINHS; this is encoded by the coding sequence ATGAACACTGAAAAAATTGCATTAATCGATATCGGATCAAACACCATTCGTCTCGTTATTTTTGAAATTACTACCGACTATAATCTACTCGAATTACAAAATATTAAAACACCCGCGCGGTTAAGTCAGTACTTGGATGAAAATAAAACTATGTCGCAGGCCGGAATTGATGCTTTAGTTCAAGTTTTAGAAACATTCGTCGCAGTAACCAATCAGTACGATGTGACTCAAATACTTCCAATGGCTACGGCAGCTATTCGCCAATCAACGAATAAAACGGACATCATCCAACAAGTTTTAGACCGTACCGGTATCACCTTACAAATTGTGCCGGAAGAAAAAGAAGCGTACTACGGCAGCTATGCAGTCACCCTTTCCACTGAAACAAAAGACGGCGTTACCGTCGATATTGGGGGTGGGAGTACTGAAATTACATACTTTGTAAATAAAGAGATTGTACGCTATCACAGTTTCCCATTCGGAGTTGTGACTTTGAAACAGATGTTTTTTGAGGGAAAAGAACACAACAGTGAAAAGGCAATCAAGAAAATGAGTGCATATATTCAAGAAGCGTTTAAGAGTCTGGAATGGCTTCAGGATTTACGCGTCCCTGTCACAGCTATTGGGGGTTCCGGACGGAGTATAGCCAATGTGCATCAGCGACAAATAAACTACCCATTGGCTGGTGTGCACGGCTATCAAATGTCGCGCGATGGCTTAACACAAACGTTGAAATTATTTAAAAGCTTATCTATTCCTGAATTGCAAGATTTGGATGGCTTAAGTCAAGACCGAACAGATATAATTATTCCAGCCAATGTTGTTTTTCGGACTTTATTTGATGAGGTAAACGCACCGGCATTTATCTTTAGTAACAAAGGGTTGCGTGAAGGTATCATCATGGACTATCTAAATAATAAATCGGATGATCAGGCATTTTCCAAGATGAATACGAGTACCCAAAGCATTTATAAACTCGGACTTTCTTATCATACACAGGATAAAGTGGCCGATCAGCGTGGAAATCTGGTTAGTATGCTTTACGAGGAGTTTTGTAAAGAAGGCATTCTTGAAAAAGACCGCTATGTGGCGCGCTTGCTGCAGTATGGGAGTTATCTGTATTACTTAGGCGTCTATGTCGAAAGTGGTGCTGTTTCACAACATACCTTCTATATTATTTCCAATAGTGAGCTAAATGGTCTCTCACATAAGGAGCGTGTGGTTGTTGCTCTGCTCGCAAGCTTCAAGAACCGTTCGTTATTCAATCAATACTCCGAGCCCTTTACGTCGTGGTTTGATTCCACCTATCTTAATCAAATCAGAGAATTAGGCGGCATTATCAAATTTGCGAATGCTCTGAATGATTCTCATCTATCGGTTGTTAGGAACATTGAACTGAAAAAAAACAAAAACGGTTATGAACTTCTGTTGTACTACAAAGGTTCCATTATTGCTGAAGAATACCGGGCAATGCGGCAACGCAAACATATTCAACGCCTCGTCAAAGGAGATTTGAACATTGCGTTTGTTGATATGGTTACAGGTAAAAAGAAAGTAATAAATCATTCCTAA
- a CDS encoding nucleoside 2-deoxyribosyltransferase: MTKKGYYAAPLFSHMELQYNEFLVGKIREAYPELGLYVPQENGEINDKNAYADSILIAKQDTDRLLESNIMIAILDGQTMDVGVATEIGVAYQAGIPVIALFSDSRQQGATNEKKLAALQEVAESQFPYVNLYTIGLIKTNGVVVNNTDDLITQIGHYLNK, from the coding sequence ATGACAAAAAAAGGTTATTACGCTGCCCCACTTTTTTCCCATATGGAACTGCAATACAATGAGTTTCTTGTTGGTAAAATCCGTGAGGCTTACCCTGAATTAGGTTTATATGTACCCCAGGAAAATGGTGAAATTAACGATAAAAATGCTTACGCAGATTCTATTTTAATTGCGAAGCAGGATACAGATCGACTATTAGAATCAAATATTATGATTGCTATCTTGGATGGTCAAACAATGGATGTTGGAGTGGCTACTGAGATTGGGGTTGCTTATCAAGCGGGTATTCCAGTCATTGCCCTTTTCTCTGATTCACGTCAGCAAGGCGCTACGAATGAAAAGAAATTAGCTGCTCTTCAAGAAGTTGCTGAGTCACAATTCCCTTATGTAAATCTTTATACAATCGGTTTGATTAAAACAAACGGTGTGGTTGTAAATAATACAGATGATTTAATCACCCAAATTGGGCACTACCTGAATAAATAA
- a CDS encoding 3D domain-containing protein, giving the protein MVIERKLGKVLVAALAAQFLFAAPIKASTLNEIQEQEQSKQAEISAVEELIHDRLNSVNEKKAEIDDLNEQVSQVEDQKAKTLVEIEDKKAVIVARKAQLEERLVALQTSSSMNNRVLMLMEAESFSDFINLFLIISQLQGVDNDRIELAIKEEQELVALETRLYEEIAAIEETTSQLNAESEILAHELGSLQDILNDNQVELNRLAAERATEEERLVKVAQAEKEAAEKAEAEKVAAAEAKKAEKQAEETAKKEAAAVKKTTPAPTESVVTAPPAEEKIEVVEKPVVEDVSAPAVPTEPAQSGRQVSVNATAYSRNQPSLSNHTFLGIDLRDNPMVIAVDPSVIPLWSLVEVPGYGIYLAGDTGSAIVGNRIDIHMENLNSAWAFGRRQLTVTVLN; this is encoded by the coding sequence TTGGTAATAGAAAGAAAGCTCGGTAAAGTGCTTGTGGCTGCATTAGCTGCGCAGTTTTTATTTGCAGCACCTATCAAAGCCAGTACATTAAATGAAATTCAGGAACAAGAACAGTCTAAACAAGCTGAAATTTCAGCTGTTGAAGAGTTGATACATGATAGATTAAACTCTGTTAACGAAAAAAAAGCTGAAATAGACGACCTGAATGAACAAGTATCACAAGTAGAGGATCAAAAAGCTAAAACACTTGTTGAGATTGAGGATAAAAAAGCAGTTATTGTTGCTCGTAAAGCCCAACTAGAGGAACGGTTAGTTGCACTCCAAACATCGTCTTCAATGAATAACCGTGTATTAATGTTAATGGAAGCGGAAAGTTTCAGCGACTTTATCAATTTATTTCTGATAATCAGCCAATTGCAAGGTGTTGATAACGATCGCATTGAGTTGGCAATCAAAGAAGAGCAAGAATTAGTAGCTTTAGAAACACGATTATATGAAGAAATTGCTGCCATTGAAGAAACGACTTCACAATTGAATGCAGAATCTGAAATCTTAGCGCACGAATTGGGTTCATTACAAGATATACTCAATGATAATCAAGTAGAACTTAACCGACTTGCAGCTGAGAGAGCAACTGAAGAAGAGCGTCTTGTTAAGGTGGCCCAAGCAGAAAAAGAAGCAGCGGAAAAAGCGGAGGCAGAGAAAGTGGCAGCCGCAGAAGCGAAGAAAGCAGAAAAACAAGCCGAAGAAACAGCTAAAAAAGAAGCGGCAGCCGTTAAAAAAACAACTCCAGCTCCTACTGAATCAGTTGTTACAGCACCACCCGCAGAAGAAAAAATTGAAGTTGTAGAAAAACCGGTTGTTGAAGATGTATCGGCACCTGCTGTTCCTACTGAACCGGCCCAATCAGGCCGCCAAGTTTCAGTTAATGCAACAGCTTATTCCCGAAACCAACCAAGTCTGAGTAATCATACATTTTTAGGCATTGATTTACGTGACAATCCAATGGTTATTGCCGTAGATCCGTCAGTTATCCCGCTGTGGTCACTAGTAGAAGTTCCAGGGTATGGTATTTATCTTGCAGGAGACACAGGAAGTGCGATTGTAGGAAACCGTATCGATATTCATATGGAAAATCTAAATAGTGCGTGGGCATTTGGACGTCGCCAACTTACAGTTACAGTCTTAAATTAA
- a CDS encoding amino acid ABC transporter ATP-binding protein: protein MTNTKVKVTDLKKSFGDNEVLKSINVEIAEGEVVCIIGPSGSGKSTFLRCLNGLEEISGGHVAIDNVDITNPKTNINKVREEIGMVFQHFNLFPHLTVAQNITLAPIELNRMTKEEAKTKAAELLEMVGLSEKIDVFPNSLSGGQKQRVAIARALAMNPDIMLFDEPTSALDPEMVGEVLEVMKRLAREGMTMVVVTHEMGFAREVGDRVIFMDGGYIVEESTPEEIFQNAQHPRTQDFLNKVL, encoded by the coding sequence ATGACGAATACAAAAGTAAAAGTTACAGACCTTAAAAAGAGCTTTGGAGATAATGAGGTCTTAAAATCCATTAATGTAGAGATTGCTGAAGGAGAAGTTGTTTGTATCATCGGTCCTTCCGGTTCTGGTAAAAGTACGTTCTTACGTTGCTTGAATGGTCTAGAGGAAATTTCTGGCGGTCATGTTGCGATTGACAATGTCGACATTACAAATCCTAAAACAAACATTAATAAAGTCCGTGAAGAAATCGGAATGGTTTTCCAACATTTTAACCTTTTCCCACATTTAACGGTTGCCCAAAACATTACCCTTGCACCGATTGAATTGAACCGAATGACTAAAGAGGAAGCAAAAACAAAAGCTGCCGAATTATTGGAAATGGTTGGATTAAGCGAAAAAATAGATGTATTCCCCAACTCGTTATCAGGGGGACAAAAACAGCGTGTTGCCATTGCTCGCGCTTTAGCAATGAATCCTGATATTATGTTGTTCGATGAGCCGACTTCTGCACTGGATCCAGAAATGGTTGGAGAAGTATTGGAAGTTATGAAACGCCTTGCCCGTGAAGGGATGACAATGGTCGTTGTTACACACGAAATGGGATTCGCCCGTGAAGTTGGTGACCGCGTTATTTTCATGGACGGTGGATACATCGTTGAAGAAAGCACACCGGAAGAAATCTTCCAAAATGCACAACATCCACGTACTCAAGACTTCTTGAATAAAGTATTATAA
- a CDS encoding YvrJ family protein: protein METGLSSYIDLISNTGFPIVISMYLLNRMEKKLDKLVDAIEKLARI from the coding sequence ATGGAAACGGGTTTATCATCCTACATCGATCTCATCAGCAACACAGGCTTTCCGATTGTAATTTCCATGTATTTATTAAATCGCATGGAAAAGAAATTGGATAAGCTAGTGGATGCGATTGAGAAGTTAGCTAGGATATAA
- a CDS encoding Cof-type HAD-IIB family hydrolase produces MIELIVSDMDGTLLNNKMAVSEANQVAIKTAEKLGIKFMVATGRGYTEAVPALEEVGIRCPMITVNGGQTYDENGTLLGNVGIDQTRIRHILNFAREKGLYAELVMADGVYSDNKVKRIETMTSLLQITNPHTTFKMALVLALSRLELLNINYIKDYEDVLTEDRLALKVLVYSNEGQPELQPVREEYEKDAELVVTSSFYNNLEINHVQAQKGIALERVAKEMGIPLDRIMAIGDNFNDASMLEKAGVSFAMGNAAEGVKKIAKYETATNTEDGVAKAILRCIDEKL; encoded by the coding sequence GTGATTGAATTAATCGTATCTGACATGGACGGAACACTCTTAAACAACAAGATGGCAGTCTCTGAAGCAAATCAAGTAGCTATTAAAACAGCTGAAAAGTTAGGCATTAAATTTATGGTAGCAACAGGTCGTGGGTATACGGAAGCAGTTCCTGCTTTAGAGGAAGTTGGTATTCGCTGTCCAATGATTACTGTGAACGGTGGACAAACATATGATGAGAACGGCACTTTACTCGGAAACGTTGGCATCGATCAAACACGGATTCGGCATATTCTGAACTTTGCGCGTGAAAAAGGTCTGTATGCGGAGTTAGTGATGGCGGATGGTGTTTATTCAGATAACAAAGTAAAACGTATCGAAACGATGACGAGTCTCTTACAAATAACAAATCCTCATACAACATTTAAAATGGCCTTAGTATTAGCGCTTAGCCGATTGGAGCTTCTTAATATTAACTATATTAAAGATTATGAAGACGTATTGACAGAGGATCGCTTGGCCTTGAAAGTACTCGTCTACTCAAATGAGGGGCAACCGGAGTTACAGCCTGTCCGTGAGGAATATGAAAAGGATGCTGAACTTGTTGTGACTTCTTCCTTCTATAACAACTTAGAAATAAATCATGTGCAAGCTCAAAAAGGCATTGCCTTGGAACGCGTTGCCAAAGAAATGGGAATTCCTTTGGACCGTATTATGGCGATTGGTGATAACTTTAACGATGCCTCAATGCTTGAAAAGGCAGGCGTCAGCTTCGCCATGGGGAATGCCGCAGAAGGCGTTAAAAAAATTGCAAAGTATGAAACCGCAACGAACACTGAAGATGGTGTTGCGAAAGCGATTCTTCGTTGTATTGACGAGAAATTGTAA
- a CDS encoding uracil-DNA glycosylase has translation MKQIIHNEWQKILEPEFQTAYYSQLREFLKQEYKNETVYPDMHAIWHAFELTPFNQVKVVIIGQDPYHGENQAHGLSFSVQKGIRIPPSLRNIYKEMKTDLEIDPPNHGDLTSWAEQGVFLLNTVLTVRKGEAYSHRGKGWELLTDSVIRALNEREKPLVFILWGNASIAKKAFIDAEKHTVITAPHPSPLSAHRGFFGSRPFTKANEALIKIGQLPINWEIPNEVTE, from the coding sequence ATGAAGCAGATTATCCATAATGAATGGCAAAAAATATTGGAACCTGAATTTCAAACTGCCTACTATTCACAACTACGTGAATTTTTAAAGCAAGAATATAAAAATGAAACGGTCTATCCCGATATGCATGCAATCTGGCATGCATTTGAATTAACACCGTTTAATCAAGTGAAAGTCGTGATTATTGGCCAGGATCCCTATCATGGCGAGAATCAAGCTCACGGCCTGAGTTTTTCTGTTCAAAAAGGTATTCGCATCCCGCCATCATTACGCAATATTTATAAAGAAATGAAAACTGATTTAGAAATAGACCCACCGAATCACGGTGATTTGACAAGTTGGGCGGAACAAGGTGTTTTTCTTTTAAATACTGTATTGACCGTTCGTAAGGGCGAAGCCTATTCACACCGGGGGAAAGGTTGGGAATTATTGACGGATTCAGTCATCCGTGCATTGAATGAACGCGAGAAACCACTTGTATTCATTTTATGGGGAAATGCTTCGATTGCGAAAAAAGCCTTTATTGATGCCGAGAAACATACAGTTATCACAGCGCCGCATCCGAGTCCCTTATCCGCTCACCGTGGTTTTTTCGGATCCAGACCTTTTACAAAGGCCAACGAGGCTTTAATAAAAATAGGCCAATTACCCATTAATTGGGAAATTCCTAACGAGGTGACAGAATGA
- a CDS encoding alpha/beta fold hydrolase has translation MKENILETQTGNIYYKTGGAGEPLFFIHGNGEDTSIFKGQLADFCRDYTIIAMDTRGHGQSDLGVDVLTFEQIAQDVIAIMDTLVIEQVTIVGYSDGGNIGMYLASHYPERIKGLVMMGANYEVDALEEELLTKVKSYQKRLEGREQTPENVRKLNVLNLMLHELALTEEDLKRIKVPTLVMAGEFDIVAHSHTEAIAETIADSELFICPEGGHDFFVHQPALFLETVTLFLDKLKSDEK, from the coding sequence ATGAAAGAAAATATATTAGAAACACAAACAGGTAATATTTATTACAAAACAGGTGGAGCGGGCGAACCACTTTTCTTTATCCATGGAAATGGCGAGGACACTTCCATATTTAAGGGACAATTAGCTGACTTTTGTCGGGACTATACAATTATTGCAATGGATACACGCGGACATGGGCAATCGGATTTGGGTGTGGATGTTCTGACTTTTGAGCAGATTGCTCAGGATGTGATCGCTATTATGGATACACTGGTTATTGAACAGGTCACAATCGTTGGTTACAGCGATGGTGGAAATATTGGTATGTATTTAGCTTCGCATTACCCGGAACGCATCAAGGGTCTGGTTATGATGGGTGCTAATTATGAAGTGGATGCACTTGAGGAAGAGCTACTTACGAAAGTGAAAAGTTACCAAAAGAGACTGGAAGGACGTGAACAGACGCCCGAAAATGTACGTAAGTTAAATGTCCTTAATCTCATGCTGCATGAATTGGCACTCACAGAAGAAGACCTAAAACGAATTAAAGTACCAACATTAGTAATGGCAGGTGAATTTGATATCGTGGCACATTCCCATACCGAAGCCATTGCAGAAACGATTGCCGATTCTGAACTGTTTATTTGTCCAGAGGGCGGCCATGACTTTTTTGTTCACCAACCAGCTCTATTTCTAGAGACTGTTACCTTGTTTCTAGATAAATTAAAAAGTGATGAGAAATAA
- a CDS encoding prephenate dehydrogenase, with protein MTTIAIVGLGVVGGSFAKAIKENQLTDYRVLAIDKDEATISKALEEGVIQRGETENQSILQEADIVIIALYPQAMRAFIKKHGSQFKAGAIVTDTAGVKGALIENMKDDIPKQVDFIFGHPMAGRESSGYAYATGTIFKGANYLITPIETNKSQNIETLIHLFKALGFKRVTVINPDKHDEMIGFTSQLCHAIAVALINSDDPHRDTVRFIGDSYRDLTRIAKINQSLWTELFMENKSALLDAMTNFEAQFTQIKNAIEKDNQKELEALFTESTARRIKLEDSDLKGK; from the coding sequence ATGACAACAATCGCAATAGTAGGACTGGGTGTGGTAGGGGGCTCTTTCGCGAAAGCAATCAAGGAAAACCAGTTGACAGATTATCGTGTTTTAGCAATTGATAAAGACGAAGCGACTATAAGTAAAGCTCTAGAAGAGGGCGTTATTCAGCGCGGAGAAACTGAAAATCAGTCAATATTACAGGAAGCTGATATTGTTATTATTGCGCTTTATCCGCAAGCCATGCGTGCCTTTATCAAGAAGCATGGTTCTCAATTTAAAGCAGGGGCGATTGTGACAGATACAGCGGGTGTGAAAGGTGCACTCATTGAAAATATGAAAGACGACATTCCAAAGCAAGTTGATTTTATCTTTGGTCATCCTATGGCCGGACGCGAGAGCAGTGGATACGCTTATGCGACGGGCACTATTTTCAAAGGTGCGAACTACTTAATTACACCGATTGAAACGAATAAATCGCAAAATATCGAAACACTTATTCACCTATTTAAAGCCTTGGGGTTCAAACGTGTTACTGTTATCAATCCCGATAAACATGATGAAATGATTGGCTTCACCAGTCAACTGTGTCATGCCATTGCAGTTGCTTTGATTAATAGTGATGATCCTCATCGCGATACGGTTCGTTTTATTGGAGATAGTTACCGCGATCTGACACGGATAGCTAAAATTAATCAGAGTTTATGGACGGAATTATTTATGGAAAACAAATCAGCTTTGTTGGATGCGATGACAAACTTCGAAGCGCAATTTACTCAAATTAAGAATGCAATTGAGAAGGATAATCAAAAGGAATTGGAAGCCCTTTTTACAGAATCAACGGCGCGTAGAATCAAATTAGAAGACTCTGATTTGAAAGGAAAGTAA
- a CDS encoding LLM class flavin-dependent oxidoreductase: MDLSILDQVPVSTSGSARESLENAVSLAQLAEELGYRRIWFSEHHGATNLASSAPEIIVAHVASKTNTIHVGTGGIMMMHYSPLKIVETFKTLEVLHPGRIDLGVGRAPGGDRNAIFALSQGKAPNLTSLYDKIDVMQDLLLDKQPQYEVYQHTPATPESETVPAMWLLGSSGDSAMQAATKGMGYSYAQFFSGKLNPEAFEIYNANFKPSPFMEKKKLSVAFYAMVCETKEEAEYYSLPYLISRMNLMRGLPMGKMLTPEEAANQSFSEMDRLFLKKVREGLLIGTPESVATELREYGERYQIDEAMIVTFADPQEVRQQSYRYLAQEFNLQKGGSDL; the protein is encoded by the coding sequence ATGGATTTAAGTATTTTGGATCAAGTGCCTGTATCGACTTCAGGTAGTGCTCGAGAATCATTAGAAAATGCAGTTTCGTTAGCACAACTTGCCGAAGAGTTGGGGTATCGTCGCATCTGGTTTTCTGAACATCATGGCGCAACCAACTTAGCTAGCTCAGCTCCAGAAATAATCGTTGCACATGTGGCCTCAAAAACAAACACCATTCACGTTGGTACAGGTGGCATCATGATGATGCATTATTCCCCTTTAAAGATTGTTGAGACATTTAAGACATTGGAGGTTCTCCATCCAGGTCGAATTGATTTGGGAGTAGGACGTGCCCCGGGAGGGGATCGCAATGCTATTTTTGCTTTATCACAAGGGAAAGCGCCGAATTTGACTAGTCTATATGACAAGATAGATGTCATGCAAGATTTATTATTGGATAAACAGCCACAATATGAAGTGTATCAGCATACACCCGCAACACCTGAAAGCGAAACAGTTCCGGCAATGTGGCTACTGGGCTCTAGCGGAGACAGTGCTATGCAAGCAGCAACGAAAGGGATGGGTTATTCGTATGCCCAATTCTTCAGTGGCAAGTTAAATCCGGAAGCCTTTGAAATTTATAATGCCAATTTCAAACCCTCACCATTTATGGAAAAGAAAAAATTATCCGTAGCTTTTTATGCCATGGTTTGTGAAACGAAAGAGGAAGCTGAATATTATTCTTTACCATATTTAATTTCACGGATGAACTTGATGCGCGGATTGCCGATGGGTAAAATGTTGACACCAGAAGAAGCTGCCAATCAATCCTTTTCTGAAATGGACCGTCTGTTTCTGAAAAAAGTACGTGAAGGACTGTTAATCGGAACTCCTGAATCAGTTGCGACTGAATTACGAGAATATGGTGAACGGTATCAAATTGATGAAGCGATGATTGTGACATTCGCTGACCCACAAGAAGTGAGACAACAGTCGTACCGTTACTTAGCGCAAGAATTTAACTTACAAAAAGGTGGAAGTGATTTATGA